From the Diadema setosum chromosome 6, eeDiaSeto1, whole genome shotgun sequence genome, the window ttaaagaaaaaaaaaagaatatacaaaatCATCCTATGAGTATCCAGGACAGAGCGATTGGGAATCAACTTTCCATCGTGACAGGTGAAATTAAGATCAGTGTttggacaaaaatataaaagtatacatgtcgTAGATCCAAGGTGTATAGAATGGGTATAATATTCGTATCTGAAACACCAGCAACAAAACCTTTATGTCCTTCAAACTTCAACTCATTACATTCAGCGGTCAAAGAATTCAGGACTGAGCTCATACAATATCATTGCAGTATGATTGAGGATTGTTGTTGGATCTCATCGAGAATGAAAGTGAAGTGGTACCTTTGGATGATAAGCCCAATTAAATtatcaaaagaaacaatgctGTGGAATATGCCCATCACCATGAGTCTGTTTGGCTACACTGGTTGTGCTGCCTCTAAGAATACAACAACTTGCGTCAAAACCTTTTGACTGGAATAAATTCAATTTCACAACAATTTCTTTAGGTGTCTTGAGAATTTGGCCAATGTCATATTACAATCAAACAACAAGACTTTCTACATGAAATAAACCGGGGGAGCTTGTTTCACATCATATCAAAACATCTGAATTAAACAATCCCAAGGACCTCAATGGAAACTGGGTCAATAGTTCTAACACAAGTTGTATTCTCGATGAGATCTGGGTCAGTAATTTCAACACAAAGTACAACAAACGTATATTAAgtatatatgtgacagtgcacctcaaaacgaacataaagtcgcacacactgattttgcgtgaggactggaaataagtgaaatgcgtcaacctagccgaatttcactttttcatattttctgaaagagcgggtcttcttttacattatactaaaatttggcATCATAAAACAAGcggaaaagtgtgtttttttagcagtttatctcaaacatttttggtagaatagtgtgattaggtgtgcctttagaatccctttttcatttctgaaaaaccttgtccacactcttcactttcaactctaataacttttgaaaagatagtgctactgctttgaaagttggcattaattatggacagaatgtgttaacgaggcatgcttgatttcactttaatctgataatcccttcattattgttACCCTGgtagtttacttcctgttttttgtcccattcatcgcacagccagcacggtttggtaaagattaagcgcttgaatagacactgtacttcagagcctcttttctcagttcacacttttcctgagtttgtgctttctttccaatatttagataggttaggagagtccatttgatttgagttatacatcattttaaagcttaaatctgctctttcagaatatggtcttaactaaaaattcatgtctggcgactttatgtttgttttgaggtgcagggtcacatatgtgatATCGCagcatgacaattttttttttccataatgtaTAACTGGATAATTTTGACATATCGATGGGTCAGGAGAAGAGTGAAACGATATGCCTATCTGTTTCAGTTTGACATGAACAGGAACTTATGTAATAAGTATatgtatgattattattattattttttatcacGGCAAACGAACTTAATATACACAGTTGGAATTGTTTTGtcgaaaagtgaaaaaaatgatgGATACATTACGTAGATAATCACTCCGTATAGTTTGACCAGCGCTCAGGCGTTCCTCCATTCCttatgtttttccttgtttgaagAACTCGCGTACCAGCTATCTTGATCCTCGTCGAAAGATTTTGGCTTTTCCGAAGACTGTAGGCCAGTGATGCAAGTCTGCCTCTCTCACGCTTCATTTTCGGGGGCAAGTCCGTGCGGATCGAGACTCTGTCGAGGGCAGAGGTGGGTTGGACCGGGTCACTTCCCGGAGGAGTCGGCTGACGACGCGGTTGTCGTGGTTGACGGGACCTGTGCTCGTAGGCGTGGAGAAGCTTATCTCTGTCGTTCATCCGGGCAAAGCGCACAATGATAGCGGGCGGCTGGGGTTCCGAGGTGCTCCTGGTAGAGCTTCGCTGGGGTTGTTGCAGCCGGTGAGCAGCCACGAGAGGAATTCGGGCAGCATCCCGTTCGGTGATATCCAGGAAGTTACAGAAGATCTCGTTCACAGATTCGAGGATGTTTTCGTTTGGCTTTGATGACACTCCGTAGATAAGAAGGTTCTACTTCCTATCGTGGATCTCGCTTAAGGTAAGGTTATCATCCAGTTCAGCAATTTTACTGTCAATGTAGGACCGCATTTTTGGAATGGCGTCGTTTTCAACGGCGTCCAGACGATCAGACGTGTGAGTCAGTCCAGTTTCCAAGTCGCAGATAGTCTTCTTGGTGTTTTTAAGCTCAGTTTTCAGGTTTGTAATTTCGTTCACCACTGAGTCTAATTTGGTATTCACCTGGGTGGTAAAGTTCGTAAACATGTTCTTCATTTCCTGCATGAACACGGAAAGTTCAGGTGGGACTATGGGGGCAGCAACCGGCTGGCCGCTAACCTCTACCAGTGAAACATCGCTGGCGCTGAACGCTGTGGAGGTGTTAACAGGAATGCAGGCGCCACCCGTTGCTACTGTAGGTTATATGGCGCCACTTATGGGAGCATTCCTAGCCACACCTTGAACAGTCTCCTTTTTCGAATTAGACGAATATGACACCTTCTTCGTTGCAGTATTCGAACGAAAGTTATAGTCCTTCTTTCTCACATCCATTTTGTTGGTAGTTTATGGAGAAAGTTTGCGTATTTCCACCAATTTCTTGCAAAAATCCGGGAGCTTCTTGAAATGCGGTGCCGCTACTCTGACATCACGTGATCACATGGTTGTGATCACATGGTTGTGATCACATGGTTGGCTCTGTGTAGGGAGTTGCAGGAGCTGGCTGATGCATCACCTCAATTTTCTTTATGCTTATCATCAGAACGAAGTCGTCACAGGCGTTGGCGAATAGATCAATGCTTTCCTGCTTGTCAGACTGGGTACTGGCATACAGGGGACAGTCACAGCAAAGAGAAAGTCACGGGTGATATCCTCCTGAACTTTCGATTTTGTCTGAAGTCTCCGTGGGTTGAAGAGCTTTCCATCAGTTCTGAATCTGAAATCGACTCCGATGTCACCCTCACGAAAAGCATCTGTCAGCATGGCTGAGAACATCTTACTGAACAGGGTAGGGGCGAGGACGCAGCCTTGTTTCACGCCGTTTGTGACAGGGAAGGGCTCTGAGCGTTCACCGTCATCCTGCACGCTAGCTTGCATGCCGTCATTGAACTGTCTGACCCGTGAGATGAACTTGGCAGGGCAGCCAAACTTGGCCATGATCTTCCATTGGCCTTCTCGGCATACAGTGTCGAAAGCCTTAGTCAGGTCTACGAAGGTGGTGTAGAGACCGACATTCTGCTCCTGGCATTTCTCCTAAAGTTGACGTGCTGCGAAAATCATATCCACTGTGCTGCGTCCCTGTCTGAACCCGCATTGACTTTCAGGTAACAAGCCTTCCTCTAAGTGGTCGATAAGGCGGTTCAGCAAGATTCTGGCTCCCGGCAACAGAAAGCAGCGAGATGCCGCGATGGTTGTCACACACCTGTCGATTTGCTTTGCGCTTGTGTAAATGGACAATAGAAGCATCCTTAAGTTCCTGCGGGATTTTCTCTTGGTGCCACATAGACTGGAAGAGCTCAGAGAGCTTTCTAATCATGGTTTTGCCACCAGAGGCGTAGATTTCTGCAGGGATAGAGTATGCACCAGGTGCTTTTCCACAGGACATATGTTTTACAGCCTCTTCCACTTCAGCTTCTGTAGGGATATCGGCAAGAGAGTTGTTGATTGGAACCGGTGGCAGCCTTGCGATCGCTTCCTCGCTGATGACAGATGGACGGTTGAGGACACTTCTGAAGTGTTCTGCCCAGCGTTCAAGAACCTTTTTCTGGTCCGTGATCAGTACGTTTCCATCTGCAATGAGGAGGGGAGACCATCCCGGCGAAATAGGTCCATATACAGTCTTTAGCGCTCCGTAGAAATTTTTCATGTCATTGCGATCAGCATAAGACTGGATCTCATCAGCTTTATCGCTGAACCATGCATCCTGCATTTGCCGTAGCTCCAGTTGTACTTTCCTTCTGATGTTGCAAAAAACAGCTTTCTTGGACGCTGATGTTGGATCGTTGAGGTGTGTTCGGTGAAGGCGATGCTTCTCTTCCAGCAAAGATTGAATGCGTTCGTTGTTGTCATCGAACCAGTCCTGGTGCTTTCGTGTGATGGGACCCACTGTCTCTGAGGCAGCGTCATAGGCAATGCTTCGAAAGAGAATACAGTCGGATTCAACATCCAGTGAGGTGAAACTTTGTTGCTGCAGCTTGCAGTCGATCTCTTTAATGAGTAATTGCTTGATATGATCTCTCTCCAACTTTGAGACCTCTAGACGTTTCAATGCCTTCTTTCCCTGAGGACGTCTGCGTGGTTGAATCCTGATACTAAGCTCTGAGATCAACAGACGGTGATCTGTCCAGCACTCTGCACTGCACATGGCTTTAGTGACTCTAACCTCTTGCCTGTCTTTTTGCCTGCCGATGATGTAATCCAGCAAGTGCCAGTGTTTGGAGCGAGGATGCATCCATGTCGTCTTGTTACGGTTAGGTAGACGAAAGACTGTATTGGTAATGAGTAGCTTGTGTGCAGTGCAGGTTTCCAGTAGCAACAATCCATTACTATTGCATTTACCCATACCATTTTCCCCCAGGACTCCTTTCCATGAAGCATAGTCGTGCCGACCCTAGCGTTGAAGTCAGCAAGGATGATGAGTTTATCTAAGTTGGGCACGGCGGAAATGGTCATTTGCAGGTTTTCATAGAACCGTTCCTTCACATCA encodes:
- the LOC140229818 gene encoding uncharacterized protein, which codes for MIPLLIGAWDVRTLLDRAGTKRPERKTAVIATELARYMVQIAALSETRLADESQMSEVHAGYTFFWIGRKQDERREAGVGFAIKSSLVNKLAVLPKGFNDRLMTVRLPLTKKQYATMITTYAPTMTSPDDVKERFYENLQMTISAVPNLDKLIILADFNARVGTTMLHGKESWGKMTTWMHPRSKHWHLLDYIIGRQKDRQEVRVTKAMCSAECWTDHRLLISELSIRIQPRRRPQGKKALKRLEVSKLERDHIKQLLIKEIDCKLQQQSFTSLDVESDCILFRSIAYDAASETVGPITRKHQDWFDDNNERIQSLLEEKHRLHRTHLNDPTSASKKAVFCNIRRKVQLELRQMQDAWFSDKADEIQSYADRNDMKNFYGALKTVYGPISPGWSPLLIADGNVLITDQKKVLERWAEHFRSVLNRPSVISEEAIARLPPVPINNSLADIPTEAEVEEAVKHMSCGKAPGAYSIPAEIYASGGKTMIRKLSELFQSMWHQEKIPQELKDASIVHLHKRKANRQVCDNHRGISLLSVAGSQNLAEPPYRPLRGRLVT